In one window of Ruminococcus hominis DNA:
- a CDS encoding HAD family hydrolase, whose protein sequence is MIKAVLFDMDGVIFDTERINAKGWKKVAARNKIALTDERIGMLRGRTADVARNLFHEWFGDEVDYDEARGARLEMLMQHLDEHGTPLKPGVREIFSYLKENHIKTALATSTQRERVEMYFEKGNLPLQFDATVCGREVKNGKPAPDVFLKAAELLGLEPGECLVIEDSYNGIRAANAAGCQVVMVPDMDEPTEETKAVCTQTLESLYDVIRYLDELKELSEK, encoded by the coding sequence ATGATAAAAGCAGTATTATTTGATATGGATGGCGTGATTTTTGATACAGAGCGTATCAACGCAAAAGGATGGAAGAAGGTAGCAGCGAGAAATAAAATCGCTTTGACAGATGAACGAATCGGAATGCTTCGAGGAAGAACTGCGGATGTGGCGAGAAATTTATTTCACGAATGGTTTGGAGACGAGGTGGATTATGATGAAGCAAGAGGTGCGAGATTAGAAATGCTGATGCAGCATTTGGACGAGCATGGAACACCGTTAAAGCCTGGTGTCAGAGAAATTTTTAGCTACTTAAAAGAAAATCATATAAAAACAGCACTTGCAACATCAACACAGAGGGAGCGAGTGGAAATGTATTTTGAAAAAGGAAATCTGCCACTGCAATTTGATGCGACAGTATGTGGACGCGAGGTTAAGAATGGTAAGCCTGCTCCGGATGTATTTTTGAAGGCGGCAGAATTGCTTGGCCTTGAGCCGGGAGAATGTCTTGTGATTGAAGACAGCTATAATGGGATACGTGCTGCAAATGCAGCGGGATGTCAGGTTGTTATGGTTCCGGATATGGACGAGCCGACCGAAGAAACAAAGGCAGTTTGTACACAAACATTGGAGTCTTTGTATGATGTAATCCGGTATTTAGATGAATTAAAGGAATTGTCAGAAAAATAA